The sequence TCCCACAATACAACTCCGGGATGCTCAACTTCATAGCCTATCTTTGTCATATTCTCACCTCACCTGTGATAATCTACAATTTCAACATCTTCCGCATTTCCGTCTTCAAACCTGAAACATAACCTGTACTGGTCATTGATGCGAATACTAAACTGACCTTTTCTTTCCCCTTTAAGCACCTCCAGCCTGTTGCCCGGCGGCACCCTTAAATCCTCAATTGCAATGGCCAGATGCAGCATGGCAAGCTTTCGCTTTGCCTGTACTTCAATAGCGGTTAGAAATCCTGTTGCCCGACCTGTTTCAAACAATTTCTGCGTTTTTTTACAGGAAAATGTTTTTATCATGACAACCATTATAACGGAAGTCATTATAGCGGTGCAAGTGATGTTTATAGTTTTTGTAGGTAAAGTTTTTTCCTGGATACTCTTTTCACCCCTAAAAAGGGCCTTCTAAGGGCAAATAAAGAGGTCATTTTTGAGGTTTTATTCCTTGATATTAGGTCGTTGACTTAGGCCAAGCCCACTGTGGCCTCCCGATCTCATCAGTGAAAGCCAGGTCCCTCCCCCTGCAAAGATGGCAAAGATAATAAAGGAAGAACGCATGACGCTCAGGTATTCAGCGGAGTGAGTATCAATCATATGTTTACCCATATAGATGGAGATGAAGACGGTAATTACCATCATGCTCAATACCATGCCCAGGGATCGCATCTTGGCAGACAGCGCTGAAGCAAGGCCATACTCCTTGGGTGTGACGCTGTTCATAATAATAGTCATATTCGGAGAAGAAAACATGGCAAATCCAAGTCCCTGAAAAACCAGGACTCCCACAATGTAAGTAAGTCCCGTATGGTCAGACACTTGAGATGCCAGTAATGCACAGACCAGATTAGAGCCCAACCCTAAAGATGTCAGTATTTTCGGCGGAAAATTATCTGCAAGGCGTCCGCAGATGGGGGCGAATATGGCCATAATAATGGGAGAAACCACAAGGATCTGTCCCGCTGACTGAGGTGAAAAACCTTTAACTGTCTGCAAATAGAGACTAAAAAGGAAGGTTATGCCAAAGGCCCCGGCATACATAAATAACTGGATCACCAGCGCGATTGAAAGTGTTGAGTTATTTTTAATTTCACTAAATTTTAACAGAGAATGAGACAGGCGTTTTTCTATGATAAAAAATAGTCCCACCATGACTATACCTGCGGTACAAAGAAGATAGCCCAGCTTAGATTCTCCCAGCATGGCGCCGCCGAAAATCAAGAGGAATAGGGAGGTAACTATCATCACGGTTCCGGGCCAGTCAAATGGACGGTCGGGGGCCTTCCATTTTGATTTGAGACTTACTTGAATAAGTATATAAGACAATATGAGAGGTATGAAGGCTCCATGGTAAACCCAGCGCCAGCCATAGTTCGTTGTCAGCCATCCCGAGACAAAAGGGCCGGCCGAAAGCCCCATATATACGGCACCGATATTCATTCCTATGGCCTTTCCCAATTTCTCCCCCGGTGTAATGTCGGTGATAATAGCCATGTTTGTTGCCATTACCAGCGCTCCCGAGAGGCCTTGAATAAATCTAAAAACGATGATGGCCGGTATGGAAGAGAGGAGGCCTATGATCAAGGTAGAAAGAGCATAGGTGAATATCCCCACCTTTAAGATAAAATTCTTATCAGTCAGGTCTGCAAAACGCCCCACAGGCAACAAAAAAGCGCTGGCTGCCCCGAGATAGATGGTTTCAATCAAGCCGAGTTCAACAGCACCGGCGTGCAGTTCTTTTCCCATTGCAGGCAGGGAAACGCCAACGCCTGAGAACATAAAGGGCGCCGCAAATTGGGCCAGGGCCAGAACGTAAACCAGTGGTGGAATGGATGGTTTATTCTTTGTCATATATATTTTTAATCCCAATAAGCTGTTTTTTTCAATGCCCCTTTGAAAAATAAGGAGTAGTTGAACATAAGCACCTTAAACCTTTTTATTGCCTTTGTCCACCAGCTGCGAACGAACGCACTGTTATGATGAGGAATGTTTAGGGGGATTATGGGAAGCATTGTAAAAGGTATTCGTTGAAGGTTGGGAGGGGGAGCATACCATTTTTATTTATTGCGACATGTTAAAATTTCCTTAAAACCCTCATTTCACCTCTGAAAAGAGGGTTTTAAGGCGAAAAAAGGGGACTTTTTGAGGGATTTATTCTTTAGAATCAATAGGTTGACTCGGTTCGATCCCGACTGCCCCCGACTGGGCGCCCCTTAGTAAGGGGAGGTCAAAGCATTGCCCCCTTTTCCATGGGAGGCTATCCAAACTCTTCTTGACTTAACTCACACCAGACACCATAATAATACCATAATGGTTTCAAGAAAGGAGAGTTAAGGATGCCTGCATTAACAATAAAAAATATCCCTCATGATCTCTACGAGCAGTTAAAAGAAACGGCACGGCTTCACCACCGCAGTTTGAACAGTGAAATTCTCTACTGCATAGAACAAACCATAGGTACTAACAAAATCGATATTCCCGGCGTTATTAAAAATGCCAGAAAGTTTAGAGAAAAAACCTCTCCATACCTCCTTACGGACGATGAATTAAACAAGGCTAAAGACAAAGGCCGTCCATGATCGTCGTCGATACAAACATGATTGCCTACCTCTATCTTTCAAGTGGGCACTCCAAACAAGCTGAAGAACTACTCTTAAATGAGCCGGACTGGTCTGCTCCAATTCTCTGGCGGAGTGAATTTAGAAACGTACTAGCCCATTATCTGCGCAAAAAGCTTTTGAATCTGGATGACGTTATGACAATTCTTGAAGAGGCAGAGGCCCTCATGTCCGGCAAAGAATACGAACTCTCTTCCAGACAGGTAATGCAATTAGTTAACAAAAGTGATTGCTCTGCCTACGATTGTGAATTTGTCGCACTCGCCCGTCACCTGAACGTCCCCCTCATCACAGCGGATAAAAAAATTCTCCGCGAATTTCCCGATGATGCTCAGAGCCTTGAAGTATTTTTAGAAAATATGTATTAATCCTAAATTGCTTTGCCTTTCTCTACATTTTTCGATGACCATTAATACCATCTCGGCTCATAGGCGCCGATGGGTAGAAAGGCAATATCAAAGGGACCAAACTTTTCACCTATTTCAGCAAATCCCCATAAGTAGCCACCGGCTCCAAGACTATCAGATTTGATATATCGTAGACCTATGCATATCACGACTTAAAGAATATGACTCGGTATAATGGAGGATAAAATGAAAAGTGCAAAAAAGAAAAAACTGGAAAAACCAGGCTGGTCTTCAGGGGATGCTTCAGATCTTTTAGGGCTTAGCCCTGAAGAAATGGCTATCATTGAGATGAAAATTGCCCTGGCAAAGAAGTTTCAGGAACTTAGAAAGTCAAAAAAAATGACTCAAGTGCAGGTTG comes from Deltaproteobacteria bacterium and encodes:
- a CDS encoding type II toxin-antitoxin system RelE/ParE family toxin; this translates as MIKTFSCKKTQKLFETGRATGFLTAIEVQAKRKLAMLHLAIAIEDLRVPPGNRLEVLKGERKGQFSIRINDQYRLCFRFEDGNAEDVEIVDYHR
- a CDS encoding MFS transporter; translation: MTKNKPSIPPLVYVLALAQFAAPFMFSGVGVSLPAMGKELHAGAVELGLIETIYLGAASAFLLPVGRFADLTDKNFILKVGIFTYALSTLIIGLLSSIPAIIVFRFIQGLSGALVMATNMAIITDITPGEKLGKAIGMNIGAVYMGLSAGPFVSGWLTTNYGWRWVYHGAFIPLILSYILIQVSLKSKWKAPDRPFDWPGTVMIVTSLFLLIFGGAMLGESKLGYLLCTAGIVMVGLFFIIEKRLSHSLLKFSEIKNNSTLSIALVIQLFMYAGAFGITFLFSLYLQTVKGFSPQSAGQILVVSPIIMAIFAPICGRLADNFPPKILTSLGLGSNLVCALLASQVSDHTGLTYIVGVLVFQGLGFAMFSSPNMTIIMNSVTPKEYGLASALSAKMRSLGMVLSMMVITVFISIYMGKHMIDTHSAEYLSVMRSSFIIFAIFAGGGTWLSLMRSGGHSGLGLSQRPNIKE
- a CDS encoding Arc family DNA-binding protein, which translates into the protein MPALTIKNIPHDLYEQLKETARLHHRSLNSEILYCIEQTIGTNKIDIPGVIKNARKFREKTSPYLLTDDELNKAKDKGRP
- a CDS encoding type II toxin-antitoxin system VapC family toxin, encoding MIVVDTNMIAYLYLSSGHSKQAEELLLNEPDWSAPILWRSEFRNVLAHYLRKKLLNLDDVMTILEEAEALMSGKEYELSSRQVMQLVNKSDCSAYDCEFVALARHLNVPLITADKKILREFPDDAQSLEVFLENMY
- a CDS encoding helix-turn-helix domain-containing protein yields the protein MKSAKKKKLEKPGWSSGDASDLLGLSPEEMAIIEMKIALAKKFQELRKSKKMTQVQVAKLLHTSQSKVAKMEAGDPSVSLELLIKGLITLGSTRKTVGRCIAA